In one Chloroflexota bacterium genomic region, the following are encoded:
- a CDS encoding helix-turn-helix transcriptional regulator produces MSNIKSPEKEIGQLLKIIQPVPRLKLLLAIGHREACVCHLEARLGYRQAYISQHLMALRKAKLLLTRREGRYIYYRLAKPAILEVLGEIAQLIGIPAEEFTAHLQSDPLPQCCCPHCGDQSK; encoded by the coding sequence ATGTCGAATATAAAATCCCCCGAAAAAGAAATTGGGCAACTGTTAAAAATTATTCAGCCCGTTCCCCGGTTAAAACTCTTGCTTGCAATTGGTCACCGCGAGGCCTGTGTTTGCCATCTCGAGGCACGGCTAGGCTATCGGCAGGCGTATATCTCACAGCACCTGATGGCTTTACGCAAAGCTAAATTACTACTCACTCGCCGCGAGGGCCGCTATATCTATTACCGACTCGCCAAACCAGCCATCCTTGAAGTACTCGGCGAAATTGCTCAACTCATAGGAATCCCTGCCGAAGAATTCACAGCGCACCTGCAAAGCGATCCGCTGCCACAATGCTGCTGTCCGCACTGCGGCGATCAGTCAAAATAA